A region from the Chitinophaga sp. Cy-1792 genome encodes:
- a CDS encoding protein-disulfide reductase DsbD domain-containing protein: MKQLLSVLFFCALPFFAVAQIENPVNWNFSSKKINANTYEIHMTAIIDAGWHIYAQESGEGPIPTSFSLMKNAIVTPAGKVLEQGSLKKVYDTNYKTDLKYYEHKVDFVQQVKVKGTGSTKLKGTVEFMACDDHQCLPAKKVDFAISIGGK; encoded by the coding sequence ATGAAACAGCTGCTATCTGTACTATTTTTCTGTGCCCTGCCTTTTTTTGCTGTTGCACAGATTGAAAATCCTGTAAACTGGAATTTCTCTTCGAAGAAAATAAATGCGAATACCTATGAAATTCATATGACGGCCATCATTGATGCAGGCTGGCATATATATGCGCAGGAAAGCGGGGAGGGGCCCATTCCTACCTCTTTCAGCCTGATGAAGAATGCTATTGTAACGCCGGCGGGAAAGGTATTGGAGCAAGGCTCCCTGAAGAAAGTGTACGACACCAATTACAAAACTGATTTAAAATATTACGAGCATAAGGTAGATTTTGTGCAGCAGGTGAAGGTAAAAGGTACCGGTTCTACAAAACTGAAAGGTACCGTTGAGTTCATGGCATGTGATGACCATCAATGCCTGCCCGCCAAAAAAGTGGATTTTGCCATCAGCATTGGAGGAAAGTAA
- a CDS encoding YrdB family protein yields MFLIKSLNRLLAFSLEIIMLIVVVYVPVKTIVSPWVKYLVAAGLFALIILLWAIWAAPTSRTRLKLPYILVFKFLIYLIPTYLLYRAGMRNYAGILYLLVAISEIAAVFFHEYN; encoded by the coding sequence ATGTTCCTCATCAAGTCATTAAATCGCTTGCTTGCTTTTTCACTGGAGATTATTATGCTGATAGTGGTAGTGTATGTACCTGTTAAAACTATTGTATCTCCCTGGGTGAAATACCTGGTGGCTGCGGGCTTATTCGCGCTGATAATCCTGTTATGGGCTATATGGGCAGCGCCCACCTCCAGGACCCGGTTAAAATTGCCTTATATCCTGGTCTTCAAATTCCTGATCTATCTTATTCCAACTTACCTGCTATACAGAGCAGGCATGCGCAACTATGCAGGGATATTATATCTGCTGGTGGCGATTTCTGAAATAGCGGCCGTGTTTTTTCATGAGTATAACTGA